The following are from one region of the Aspergillus chevalieri M1 DNA, chromosome 1, nearly complete sequence genome:
- a CDS encoding Zn(II)2Cys6 transcription factor (COG:S;~EggNog:ENOG410PH9W;~InterPro:IPR036864,IPR021858,IPR001138;~PFAM:PF00172;~go_function: GO:0000981 - DNA-binding transcription factor activity, RNA polymerase II-specific [Evidence IEA];~go_function: GO:0008270 - zinc ion binding [Evidence IEA];~go_process: GO:0006355 - regulation of transcription, DNA-templated [Evidence IEA]) yields MSMTPTETRKRTRTGCLNCSRRRRKCDETKPTCVGCKRRGEKCQWRMLGSFRDANIKVLEPEHPSMKQSASRKQNNKFKILNVQPRRSQERESPQVSPKPVDDINLPNANNDLDDPNENDDNNDQRPEHDHGHHSPVNNNDSLPAPTPAPPPATAPPLEHSPSHHLNFANHSPSSSHGSHVPYLSSPDFMGLISHSSFSEGYPAAIASPLFDHGVFSDPANVANIDVFVPGSAYEALHTALRNRQLWTARPDIPSRGSTPDIVPGVAPNETEAISGREFTLSSEREIILWQNYLNEICLWLDMFDNHRHFASTFPQMAKSSPHLRYSILALSARQMERKQNEKSQSESLSLYQEAIHLLLPELESKTTPVIASCVILCVLEMLSCNPKEWRRHLDGCAFLIQASETNGFSGKEEQALFWCFARMDVCGGLISEEETIIPIHNWTPRTMSPHQAAQLFLASKANFDTYANYTVYLCAQTLGVLCGASKHHHPSCFSCQYLDGDTFVDRWQGLLDRVEQWYGQRPSQMKPIFSGYTPGGREMPFPTVIYGNGAAISGNQLYHACALLLLQRKPKTVSLSRKPKSVLWHARQICAISASNTHHGCWTNALQPLWLAGKAMSHCSEHEAIVETLTRIERETGWATAWRVEDLKEFWGDDD; encoded by the exons ATGAGCATGACCCCTACAGAAACGAGAAAGCGCACCCGCACCGGCTGTCTTAACTGCAGTCGGCGGCGCCGGAAAT GCGACGAGACGAAACCGACATGCGTTGGATGCAAGCGACGCGGGGAGAAATGTCAATGGCGCATGCTAGGGTCTTTTCGCGATGCTAATATTAAAGTGCTTGAGCCGGAGCACCCGTCGATGAAGCAGTCGGCAAGCCGGAAGCAAAATAATAAGTTTAAG ATTCTGAATGTTCAACCGCGAAGAAGTCAAGAACGAGAATCTCCACAGGTATCTCCAAAACCGGTGGATGACATCAATTTGCCTAATGCAAATAATGACCTTGATGACCCTAACGAAAACGACGACAATAATGACCAGCGCCCCGAGCATGACCATGGACATCACAGTCCCGTGAATAATAACGATTCTCTACCAGCTCCTACTCCCGCACCCCCtccagcaacagcaccaCCCCTTGAACACAGTCCCTCACATCATCTCAACTTCGCAAACCACTCTCCCTCGTCCAGCCATGGCTCCCACGTTCCCTACCTTTCCAGTCCCGACTTCATGGGCCTCATTTCCCACAGCTCCTTCTCGGAGGGCTACCCGGCAGCCATAGCCTCGCCACTATTCGATCACGGCGTCTTCTCTGATCCAGCTAATGTAGCAAACATTGATGTCTTCGTTCCCGGGTCGGCATATGAGGCGTTGCATACAGCCCTGCGGAATCGGCAGCTCTGGACAGCACGGCCAGATATCCCCAGTCGGGGGAGTACGCCAGATATTGTCCCTGGTGTTGCGCCAAACGAGACAGAGGCAATATCCGGGAGGGAATTTACATTGTCGTCGGAGAGGGAGATTATTCTCTGGCAAAATTATTTGAATGAGATTTGTTTATGG CTCGACATGTTCGACAACCATCGCCACTTCGCATCGACATTCCCACAAATGGCCAAGTCATCGCCGCATCTGCGATACTCGATTCTTGCACTATCTGCACGACAGATGGAACGAAAACAGAACGAGAAGTCGCAATCGGAGAGCCTTTCCCTGTATCAAGAAGCCATCCATCTCCTACTCCCCGAACTTGAAAGCAAAACAACACCAGTAATTGCATCCTGCGTTATTCTCTGCGTACTGGAAATGTTAAGTTGCAACCCCAAGGAATGGCGCCGCCACCTCGACGGCTGTGCATTCCTTATCCAAGCCTCTGAGACAAACGGCTTCTCCggaaaagaagaacaagcacTCTTCTGGTGCTTTGCCCGAATGGACGTCTGCGGTGGCCTCAtctctgaagaagaaaccaTAATCCCGATTCATAACTGGACGCCTAGAACGATGAGTCCTCACCAGGCGGCGCAGCTATTTCTCGCCTCGAAGGCGAACTTTGATACGTATGCTAATTACACTGTGTATCTGTGCGCGCAGACACTTGGCGTGCTATGTGGCGCATCTAAGCACCATCATCCGTCATGTTTCTCATGTCAGTATCTTGACGGAGACACGTTTGTTGATCGCTGGCAGGGCTTGTTGGATCGGGTGGAGCAGTGGTATGGCCAGCGGCCGAGTCAGATGAAGCCGATATTTAGTGGGTATACGCCGGGTGGTAGGGAGATGCCGTTTCCGACGGTGATTTATGGGAACGGGGCTGCTA TCTCCGGGAATCAGTTATATCATGCCTGCGCATTACTATTGCTACAACGGAAACCGAAGACAGTCTCGTTATCCAGGAAGCCT AAATCTGTTTTGTGGCACGCCCGGCAGATTTGCGCCATTTCGGCCTCTAATACACATCA TGGCTGCTGGACAAACGCTCTACAACCCCTCTGGCTCGCCGGAAAGGCCATGTCCCATTGCTCGGAACATGAAGCCATTGTCGAGACATTAACGCGCATCGAGCGAGAAACAGGCTGGGCAACGGCATGGCGCGTGGAAGATTTGAAAGAATTCTGGGGCGATGATGACTGA
- a CDS encoding uncharacterized protein (COG:G;~EggNog:ENOG410PFEN;~InterPro:IPR005828,IPR003663,IPR036259,IPR020846;~PFAM:PF00083,PF07690;~TransMembrane:9 (n3-13c17/18o64-82i89-111o149-167i179-200o312-332i344-362o368-396i408-431o437-456i);~go_component: GO:0016020 - membrane [Evidence IEA];~go_component: GO:0016021 - integral component of membrane [Evidence IEA];~go_function: GO:0022857 - transmembrane transporter activity [Evidence IEA];~go_process: GO:0055085 - transmembrane transport [Evidence IEA]), producing the protein MSLLVGQHLSWAITATAGSGFLLFGYDQGVMAGLLTGEAFVRTFPEIDTTPTGHGSSSLQGTVVAIYEIGCFLGALLALFFGERLGRRYCIMIGCVILAIGAALQCSAFSIPHMIVGRIVAGVGNGMNTSTIPVWHSELSKAASRGKGIAIELCINIFGVMTAYWVDYGMSYVFNDAQFRFPIALQILFAITTFVGVLFLPESPRWLIAHGKPDEGRHIIWSLQPNARSIAYDDAVINIEIDEISRTIAEEQQATSESSFKMVFTNGPQRFFHRTMLGMGGQMMQQLSGINLITYYNTVIFESSVGMDHNTALLVAGFNGVAYFVSTLIPIWTIDRVGRRKLMLFAAAGQCACMAILAGTVYDGGRSAGIVATVMLFLFNFFFGIGLLGVAWLLPAEYAPLAVRTRSAALATATNWIFTFLVVEITPVSIAEVGYRTYIYFAIFNFCFLPIIYFFYPEPRNLTLEQVDRLFTGPKVQLHWDASMGQAGDVGGRTEKDEEVQHVE; encoded by the exons ATGTCGCTTCTCGTGGGTCAGCATTTGTCGTGGGCCATCACGGCCACGGCAGGTAGTGGCTTCTTGCT TTTTGGGTATGACCAGGGTGTTATGGCTGGTCTTCTGACCGGTGAGGCGTTTGTTCGGACGTTCCCTGAAATCGACACCACACCTACAGGCCATGGTAGCTCATCGCTACAGGGCACAGT GGTTGCCATCTATGAAATC GGCTGCTTCTTGGGTGCTCTGCTGGCCCTCTTTTTCGGCGAGAGACTAGGACGACGATATTGCATTATGATAGGATGTGTTATTCTCGCCATCGGGGCTGCGTTGCAGTGCAGTGCCTTCAGCATCCCACATATGATTGTTGGGCGGATCGTGGCTGGTGTTGGGAACGGCATGAACACGAGCACCATCC CGGTCTGGCATTCGGAGCTCAGCAAAGCCGCCAGTCGAGGAAAAGGG ATTGCAATCGAACTGTGCATCAACATTTTCGGCGTCATGACGGCGTATTGGGTTG ATTACGGCATGAGCTACGTGTTCAACGATGCCCAGTTTCGTTTCCCCATCGCCCTCCAGATCCTCTTCGCCATTACCACGTTCGTCGgtgtcctcttcctccccgAGTCTCCTCGATGG TTGATCGCACACGGTAAACCCGATGAAGGCCGACACATCATCTGGTCCTTGCAGCCCAACGCCCGATCCATCGCCTACGATGACGCTGTCATCAACATCGAAATCGACGAGATCTCGCGGACCATTGCTGAGGAACAACAGGCGACATCGGAAAGCTCGTTCAAAATGGTCTTCACTAATGGACCGCAGCGGTTCTTCCATCGGACGATGTTGGGCATGGGCGGACAGATGATGCAGCAGTTGTCGGGTATTAATCTGATTACTTAT TATAATACTGTTATCTTCGAAAGCTCAGTCGGAATGGACCACAACACAGCCTTGTTGGTGGCTGGGTTCAATGGCGTGGCATACTTTGTTTCAACCTTGATTCCGATTTGGACAATTGATCG CGTCGGTCGTCGCAAGCTGATGCTCTTCGCTGCCGCCGGCCAATGTGCCTGTATGGCCATCCTGGCCGGCACAGTGTACGATGGTGGCCGTTCTGCTGGTATTGTGGCCACGGTAATGCTGTTCCTGTTTAACTTCTTCTTCGGTATTGGTCTATTGGGAGTCGCTTGGCTGT TGCCTGCTGAATATGCACCGCTGGCTGTCCGTACGCGCTCCGCTGCGTTGGCGACGGCGACAAACT GGATCTTCACCTTCCTTGTCGTCGAAATTACCCCCGTTAGTATCGCGGAAGTCGGTTACCGGACATATATTTACTTTGCCA TCTTCAATTTCTGCTTTCTCCCGATCATTTATTTCTTCTATCCCGAGCCGCGCAACCTCACCCTGGAACAGGTCGACCGGCTATTCACCGGCCCGAAAGTACAGTTGCACTGGGATGCATCGATGGGCCAAGCAGGCGATGTCGGGGGAAGAACGgagaaggacgaggaggTCCAGCACGTGGAATAG
- a CDS encoding oxidoreductase, short chain dehydrogenase/reductase family (COG:Q;~EggNog:ENOG410PGNV;~InterPro:IPR002347,IPR036291,IPR020904;~PFAM:PF00106,PF13561,PF08659;~go_function: GO:0016491 - oxidoreductase activity [Evidence IEA];~go_process: GO:0055114 - oxidation-reduction process [Evidence IEA]) gives MSPSLGLDHTTPGPVPETNQTPAGFARTSDLFSLGNRTTVITGGGRGVGITLASAVVEAGGDVVCLDLLPNPSENEWNALQKLATARGLQATYVKCDITNEENTKKILEKVAVEGAQRNMPMRGLITCAGIQQMVPALEYPIDGFRKMMEVNVIGTFVPAKHFANILKEQKIPGSIVMIASMSGDIANRGLTCTAYNSSKSAVHQMCRSVAQEWGQYGIRINTLSAGYIRTAMTDQLLQEKPEVEEIWMRGALLGRLGAPEDFKAPTVYMLADGSSFMTGADLRVDGGHCASA, from the exons ATGTCACCCTCTCTCGGCCTCGACCACACCACCCCCGGTCCCGTCCCCGAGACGAACCAAACGCCCGCCGGCTTCGCCCGCACCTCAGACCTCTTCTCCCTTGGCAACAGGACAACCGTGATCACCGGCGGCGGTCGCGGTGTCGGGATCACCCTGGCCAGCGCCGTCGTCGAAGCCGGCGGTGATGTCGTCTGCCTCGATCTCCTCCCGAACCCCAGCGAAAACGAATGGAACGCTCTACAGAAGCTTGCCACAGCTCGGGGGCTGCAGGCAACTTATGTCAAGTGTGACATTACGAACGAAGAGAACACAAAGAAAATTCTGGAAAAGGTTGCGGTGGAGGGTGCACAGCGTAACATGCCCATGCGGGGGTTGATCACTTGCGCTGGTATTCAGCAGATGGTTCCGGCTTTGGAATATCCGATTGACGGGTTCCggaagatgatggaggtTAA TGTCATTGGCACGTTTGTCCCCGCGAAGCACTTCGCGAACATCTTGAAAGAGCAGAAAATCCCCGGAAGCATTGTTATGATCGCATCCATGTCCGGCGATAttgccaaccga GGACTCACATGCACCGCCTACAACTCCTCCAAATCTGCCGTCCACCAAATGTGCCGCTCCGTCGCCCAAGAATGGGGCCAATACGGAATCCGCATCAACACTCTCTCTGCCGGA TACATCCGCACCGCTATGACCGACCAATTGCTTCAGGAGAAGCCTGAGGTCGAGGAGATCTGGATGCGGGGTGCTCTGCTCGGCCGTCTGGGAGCTCCGGAGGACTTCAAGGCGCCGACAGTGTACATGTTGGCTGATGGGAGCTCGTTCATGACGGGCGCGGATCTGCGGGTCGATGGTGGTCATTGCGCTTCTGCTTAA
- the CweA gene encoding putative GPI anchored protein (SECRETED:SignalP(1-21)): MKGFSAGIPIAILAALGQVQAQAQVQDVAKRQFGSPFEHHIEHGLEDVFDHPPHPHGGPHGGPPGGPHGGPHGGPGPAAHPPMAHAARAFRPGEDAPSIDSDPFFSEGLNEGRPADHGPSAVPTCSTRTEHVVHTITKTVTPEHEHKHTPTSHAIGLDPAAHVPQSSSSSSVHAPVTTPAVAHVAHSSSTVQAPHTSSAAHIDNVPHTSSAVHIVNAPHTSSAHSALIPASTQAPTSTAAHGPVATSTSTVHAPMSYNVIPVHVPSSSHSSIKLHASNTPSSSSAYPSGADGTRFHGTYGTPGAGVSFTGAGAHLVPNTGIVTAVCGLLGLLASTL, translated from the coding sequence ATGAAGGGTTTCAGCGCGGGTATCCCCATCGCCATCCTCGCTGCCTTGGGGCAGGTGCAGGCCCAGGCGCAGGTCCAGGACGTCGCCAAGCGTCAATTCGGTTCGCCGTTCGAACACCACATCGAACACGGCCTTGAAGATGTCTTTGATCATCCCCCTCACCCACACGGTGGTCCTCACGGTGGTCCGCCCGGCGGACCGCATGGTGGCCCCCATGGTGGCCCTGGTCCTGCTGCACACCCTCCCATGGCCCACGCTGCTCGTGCTTTCCGTCCTGGTGAGGATGCGCCCAGCATTGACAGCGATCCATTCTTCAGCGAGGGATTGAATGAGGGCCGGCCTGCAGACCACGGCCCTTCTGCCGTCCCGACTTGCTCGACCCGGACTGAGCACGTCGTCCATACTATCACCAAGACCGTGACTCCCGAGCACGAGCACAAGCACACTCCCACATCGCACGCAATCGGTCTTGACCCGGCCGCTCACGTACCCCagtcttcgtcgtcgtcgtctgtcCACGCTCCGGTTACCACCCCTGCTGTGGCCCACGTCGCGCATTCCTCTTCTACTGTCCAAGCTCCTCATACTTCGTCTGCGGCGCACATTGACAACGTGCCTCACACGTCCTCCGCTGTTCACATCGTGAATGCGCCTCATACCTCTTCGGCTCACTCAGCCCTGATCCCGGCGTCTACCCAGGCCCCAACTAGCACTGCCGCTCACGGGCCCGTGGCTACCTCCACCTCGACTGTCCACGCACCTATGAGCTACAACGTCATCCCTGTCCACGTGCCCTCCTCGTCGCACAGCTCCATCAAGCTGCACGCTTCCAACACtccctcgtcctcttctgcCTACCCCAGCGGTGCCGACGGTACTCGTTTCCACGGCACCTACGGCACCCCTGGCGCTGGTGTTTCGTTCACCGGTGCTGGTGCTCACCTCGTGCCCAACACTGGCATTGTTACTGCTGTCTGCGGATTGCTTGGTCTGTTGGCTTCCACTCTTTAA
- a CDS encoding uncharacterized protein (COG:S;~EggNog:ENOG410Q1UN): MSSPHTGGTLSEMAPSGTTIPNNAGIQNTIPSVPRPDQRSENPQFDNAGLAEPTSAFAADNATDLPRSTRDVGTTGEVVTGTGNSIGAGVERKRTQGANDPGARGDVRNLKHGNLNRSAFERFAKEDEDSWEKVGEHFGRNAGD, from the coding sequence ATGTCCTCCCCTCACACCGGCGGCACTCTCTCCGAAATGGCCCCCTCAGGCACCACCATTCCCAACAACGCTGGCATCCAAAACACAATCCCCTCCGTCCCGCGCCCCGACCAACGCTCCGAAAACCCGCAATTCGACAACGCAGGCCTCGCTGAGCCAACCTCCGCCTTCGCAGCTGACAACGCCACCGATCTGCCCCGCAGCACTAGAGACGTGGGCACTACGGGCGAGGTGGTCACAGGCACGGGGAATAGTATTGGGGCGGGGgtagagaggaagaggacgcaGGGAGCGAATGATCCGGGGGCGAGGGGGGATGTGAGAAATTTGAAGCATGGGAATTTGAATCGCAGTGCGTTTGAAAGGTTTGcgaaggaggatgaggattcGTGGGAGAAGGTTGGGGAGCATTTTGGAAGGAACGCAGGGGATTGA
- a CDS encoding dual specificity protein phosphatase family protein (COG:V;~EggNog:ENOG410PQPU;~InterPro:IPR020422,IPR029021,IPR016130,IPR000387, IPR000340;~PFAM:PF00782;~go_function: GO:0004725 - protein tyrosine phosphatase activity [Evidence IEA];~go_function: GO:0008138 - protein tyrosine/serine/threonine phosphatase activity [Evidence IEA];~go_function: GO:0016791 - phosphatase activity [Evidence IEA];~go_process: GO:0006470 - protein dephosphorylation [Evidence IEA];~go_process: GO:0016311 - dephosphorylation [Evidence IEA]): protein MNRMVHSRPSLDEIEPNLFLGNLSSSTRYLTLQEHQISTLVSINTGCFEIWDLPYNRALIPKERHLFIPAFDSSTQDLLQHMTEACDFIERMCSLKIERPAKTKESKAIPETQTSPNVILVHCDVGISRSATIMIAYLMRKYRLPLKDAMARVKAKRRKIRPNDGFREQLEIWERTGYQVYEDGRAKIPKLEYKKFLKRRTKRLKEKGLKGNEPIVPESARTEAMLANMQLDE, encoded by the coding sequence ATGAACAGAATGGTACACTCCCGCCCGTCATTGGACGAGATCGAACCCAATCTCTTCTTGGGAAACTTGAGCAGCTCTACCAGGTACTTGACTCTCCAAGAGCACCAGATCTCAACCTTGGTTTCCATCAATACCGGCTGCTTTGAAATTTGGGATCTGCCATATAACAGAGCACTCATCCCCAAAGAACGCCATTTGTTCATTCCTGCTTTTGATAGCTCAACTCAAGACTTACTCCAGCATATGACTGAGGCTTGTGATTTCATTGAGCGAATGTGCTCATTGAAAATTGAGCGACCAGCAAAAACCAAGGAGTCAAAAGCAATCCCCGAGACGCAAACCTCGCCCAACGTCATCCTGGTACATTGTGATGTAGGCATCTCGCGCTCTGCTACCATCATGATTGCTTATCTTATGCGGAAGTATCGCCTACCGCTAAAAGATGCCATGGCAAGGGTTAAAGCGAAGCGGAGGAAAATTAGGCCAAATGATGGCTTCAGGGAGCAACTGGAGATATGGGAGAGAACGGGGTATCAGGTATATGAGGACGGTAGGGCAAAGATTCCAAAATTGGAGTATAAGAAGTTTTTGAAAAGACGGACGAAGAGGTTGAAGGAGAAGGGCTTGAAGGGGAATGAGCCGATTGTGCCAGAGTCTGCACGAACTGAAGCCATGCTTGCAAACATGCAGTTAGACGAATAG
- a CDS encoding WD repeat protein (COG:K,L;~EggNog:ENOG410PM2K;~InterPro:IPR036322,IPR015943,IPR001680,IPR019775, IPR020472,IPR042238,IPR017986;~PFAM:PF00400;~go_function: GO:0005515 - protein binding [Evidence IEA];~go_process: GO:0006283 - transcription-coupled nucleotide-excision repair [Evidence IEA]), translating to MNSYILNRALGSISPTTFHVAQTTRLVHHLEPAPGIRFASRKPQQAGYTQEDGDAGDPGNEILAHKSGVNVLAIDQFEGRCMVSGGADASIRLWDLESRGSELDHIHTARSSVTRASHEGAHTHAITSISIYPFDPVPSTVLTTSHDGTLKLSVLEPEAITPVHTFNLDCTPYSHSLSSHPGSTLLIAVGTSEKSVRLLDLRTGLSTHGLPGHSSSVLSVSWAPHQPHILASASADNRVIIFDIRRGGHNSAIATLDMDDAVGMVHPQLAPSSYQSRPVFSRHARAHNGAVTGVRWTSNGSHLVTAGQDARIRVWDATTGANTLVHFGPRVRNSASSHLAERVPLLMPRGLMAPGHETLLWPNFSEKDDRGEIFMFELRDGSFIKRLKVPGLMAGRQQFQGRSTALSAARINALTWRGNGASGEGLEMFSAHGDGTIRSWVSREPEGEPGEAEQAEQADRKRKRDVLEEIYQGFINNNP from the exons ATGAATTCATATATTTTGAACAGGGCCCTTGGGTCTATCTCACCAACTACCTTCCATGTCGCCCAAACTACGCGCCTGGTTCACCACCTTGAGCCCGCTCCCGGCATTCGATTCGCCAGTCGCAAGCCTCAGCAAGCAGGATATACACAGGAAGACGGAGATGCAGGGGATCCGGGGAACGAGATACTGGCGCACAAGTCTGGTGTAAATGTTCTGGCGATTGACCAATTCGAGGGACGATG CATGGTATCCGGGGGCGCAGACGCATCAATTCGACTATGGGACTTGGAAAGTCGTGGGTCAGAATTGGACCACATCCACACGGCGAGATCATCCGTTACCAGGGCCTCACACGAGGGTGCGCACACCCATGCCATCACGTCCATCTCAATCTATCCCTTCGATCCAGTCCCATCTACTGTGTTGACAACCTCGCATGACGGCACTCTCAAGCTCTCTGTCCTGGAACCGGAGGCGATTACACCAGTGCATACCTTCAACCTGGACTGTACGCCATACTCGCATTCCCTCTCGTCGCATCCGGGATCGACGCTGCTCATCGCAGTCGGCACATCCGAGAAATCGGTTCGACTACTAGATCTCCGCACTGGTTTATCGACACACGGTCTTCCAGGACATAGTTCGTCGGTATTATCTGTCTCATGGGCACCTCACCAGCCGCATATCCTTGCCTCCGCCTCTGCGGATAATCGGGTGATCATCTTCGATATCCGTCGAGGAGGGCATAACTCTGCCATTGCGACTCTCGACATGGACGATGCAGTGGGTATGGTCCATCCACAATTAGCCCCATCCTCCTATCAAAGCCGTCCAGTGTTCTCGCGACATGCGCGCGCGCATAACGGTGCGGTGACTGGCGTACGGTGGACATCCAACGGTTCGCATCTGGTGACTGCCGGTCAGGACGCACGTATACGAGTCTGGGATGCGACGACAGGCGCAAACACACTGGTGCATTTTGGCCCACGCGTACGCAATAGCGCATCCTCGCATCTAGCCGAGCGAGTTCCCCTGCTCATGCCACGGGGTCTCATGGCACCAGGGCATGAAACACTGCTCTGGCCCAACTTCAGCGAGAAGGACGATCGTGGGGAAATCTTCATGTTTGAGTTACGTGATGGGTCGTTCATCAAGCGTCTAAAGGTGCCTGGACTCATGGCCGGGCGGCAGCAATTCCAGGGTCGTTCGACTGCCCTGAGTGCCGCGCGGATCAACGCACTCACCTGGCGAGGTAATGGAGCATCTGGTGAAGGTTTGGAGATGTTCTCAGCGCATGGGGATGGGACGATTCGATCGTGGGTATCCAGGGAACCCGAAGGAGAGCCAGGTGAGGCCGAACAGGCGGAACAGGCTGATCGGAAACGTAAACGAGACGTTCTAGAGGAGATTTATCAGGGGTTCATAAATAACAATCCATAA
- a CDS encoding uncharacterized protein (COG:S;~EggNog:ENOG410PQEZ;~InterPro:IPR022793;~go_process: GO:0006360 - transcription by RNA polymerase I [Evidence IEA]) — MSYGKSLALSQNNFVQPPEEHEVDETFDTGISRQKRQATVYDAVAGRLNSHGFLSTVPYSSTYRDTTSSSANPVRPEEVLFRRLNAPTRYEETDFYFAHENLPSTCPLPSSELLESIHAYTADFYDHATIDRGQDDYQSMDETALIAMGILLEEMAKESLGETGDLVLVEGEEISGGERLPSMRHRRRMSRKRESSTLVSSGDDLENVVKRRRTKRPRLMSDMDTEPDEKPRVEINE, encoded by the exons ATGTCCTACGGGAAATCTCTGGCATTGAGCCAGAATAACTTCGTCCAGCCTCCAGAGGAACATGAAGTGGACGAGACCTTCGATACCGGAATATCGCGACAAAAGAGACAAGCCACGGTCTATGATGCTGTCGCTG GCCGTCTGAATTCCCACGGCTTCCTCTCCACAGTCCCTTACTCCTCCACATACCGGGATACAACATCCTCCAGCGCAAACCCAGTTCGACCCGAAGAAGTGCTCTTCCGCCGACTAAATGCGCCCACCCGCTACGAGGAAACAGACTTTTACTTCGCGCACGAGAACCTCCCGTCTACTTGCCCGCTCCCCAGCTCCGAACTGTTGGAGTCGATCCATGCCTATACAGCCGACTTCTACGACCATGCCACGATTGATCGTGGACAAGATGATTACCAGAGCATGGATGAGACGGCTCTGATTGCAATGGGGATTCTTCTTGAGGAGATGGCGAAGGAGTCATTGGGTGAAACTGGTGACTTGGTATTGGTTGAAGGAGAGGAGATCTCGGGTGGTGAGCGCCTGCCGTCTATGAGACATAGAAGGCGGATGAGTCGGAAACGAGAAAGTAGTACGCTGGTCAGCTCGGGGGATGATCTGGAAAACGTGGTCAAGAGGAGGCGGACTAAGAGGCCGCGTCTCATGTCTGACATGGATACGGAGCCGGATGAGAAACCACGGGTAGAGATTAATGAATGA